One region of Ahniella affigens genomic DNA includes:
- a CDS encoding ECF-type sigma factor, producing the protein MTDVALTELIHRWTHGDAGALDALLPFVYADLRRLADQQLRSNHGHDTLQPTALIHDVFLRFLGNSPPQFVDRKHFFTTAAKTMRQILIDRLRAQQRDKRGGDWQRVPFLEALALPIDQDVDLFALDQALSELQKLDARVAEVIELRYFGGLEVAEVAALLGVDERTVYRDFAMARAWLRQALA; encoded by the coding sequence ATGACCGACGTTGCACTCACCGAACTGATACACCGCTGGACCCACGGAGACGCTGGCGCGCTCGATGCCCTGCTGCCATTTGTGTACGCCGACTTGCGCCGCCTCGCGGATCAACAACTCCGCAGCAACCATGGCCACGACACGCTGCAACCAACCGCTTTGATTCATGACGTGTTTCTGCGTTTTCTGGGCAACAGCCCCCCACAGTTTGTGGATCGCAAGCACTTCTTTACGACGGCGGCCAAGACCATGCGGCAGATCTTGATTGACCGTCTGCGCGCACAGCAACGCGACAAGCGCGGTGGCGATTGGCAGCGCGTGCCGTTTCTCGAAGCGCTTGCCCTGCCGATCGATCAGGATGTCGACTTGTTCGCGCTCGATCAGGCACTGTCCGAGTTGCAAAAGCTCGATGCGCGCGTCGCCGAAGTGATTGAGCTTCGCTATTTTGGGGGGCTGGAAGTGGCCGAAGTCGCCGCATTGCTTGGCGTGGACGAACGGACGGTTTATCGCGACTTCGCGATGGCGCGAGCCTGGTTGCGGCAGGCACTCGCGTGA
- the hutI gene encoding imidazolonepropionase: MKTRNDRWDLLIQNARVATMDPSVDAPYGLIEAGLVGISGRQIVFVGNENDLPVAMAECATAQLDLGGQFLFPGFIDCHTHLVFAGHRAHEFELRLQGASYEQIARAGGGIVSTVQNTRAVSEAALLAASLPRAEALAAEGVSTLEIKSGYGLDLDSERKMLRVARQIGEALSLTVRTTYLGLHALPPEYRERRAEYVDLAVDHWLPTLHGEGLVDAVDAFMEHIAFTRDETARLFEQAERLGLPVKLHADQLSDGGGAALVATHRGLSADHIEYTSPEAVAAMAAAGTVAVLLPGSFYCLRETRLPPIDQFRTMRVPMAVSTDLNPGTSPLRSSLHAANQACTLFRLTPEEALQGITRHAATALGLAHAKGQIQVGMDADLVAYDISHPAELCYWLGAHQPTRRWTLGQPR, from the coding sequence ATGAAGACTCGCAATGATCGCTGGGACCTGCTGATTCAGAACGCCCGCGTGGCCACGATGGACCCAAGCGTGGACGCGCCGTATGGCCTCATCGAAGCAGGCCTTGTCGGGATCAGCGGCCGGCAGATTGTGTTCGTCGGCAACGAAAACGATCTGCCTGTCGCAATGGCAGAGTGTGCAACGGCGCAACTCGACCTGGGCGGGCAGTTCCTGTTTCCAGGTTTCATCGATTGCCACACGCACCTCGTGTTTGCCGGTCATCGGGCGCATGAGTTCGAGCTCCGACTGCAGGGCGCGAGTTACGAGCAGATCGCCCGTGCCGGTGGTGGCATCGTCTCGACGGTACAAAACACTCGTGCGGTGTCCGAAGCGGCATTGCTAGCGGCCTCACTGCCACGCGCCGAGGCGTTGGCGGCCGAAGGCGTCAGCACCTTGGAGATCAAGTCCGGCTATGGCCTTGACCTGGACAGTGAGCGCAAAATGCTACGTGTAGCGCGACAAATCGGCGAGGCGCTATCGCTCACGGTTCGCACGACTTATCTTGGCCTGCATGCGCTGCCACCGGAATATCGCGAACGGCGCGCTGAATACGTCGATCTTGCCGTTGATCATTGGCTCCCCACGTTGCATGGCGAAGGGCTCGTCGATGCCGTCGATGCGTTTATGGAGCACATTGCCTTCACTCGCGACGAAACGGCGCGATTGTTCGAACAGGCCGAGCGGCTTGGTTTGCCAGTCAAGCTGCATGCCGATCAATTGAGTGACGGCGGTGGTGCGGCACTGGTCGCCACCCATCGTGGCCTGTCGGCTGACCACATCGAATACACGAGCCCCGAAGCAGTTGCGGCCATGGCAGCGGCCGGCACCGTCGCCGTGTTACTGCCCGGCTCGTTCTATTGCCTGCGCGAAACCAGATTGCCGCCGATCGATCAATTCCGCACAATGCGCGTACCGATGGCGGTGTCGACCGACCTGAACCCAGGCACCTCGCCGCTGCGCTCGTCGCTGCATGCCGCCAACCAAGCCTGCACCCTGTTTCGGCTGACGCCAGAAGAAGCGCTGCAGGGCATCACCCGCCACGCTGCCACAGCGCTTGGCCTGGCCCACGCAAAAGGCCAGATTCAAGTTGGTATGGACGCCGATCTGGTGGCCTACGACATCAGCCACCCTGCGGAACTGTGCTATTGGCTCGGCGCGCATCAACCCACCCGACGCTGGACGTTGGGCCAACCACGATGA
- a CDS encoding formimidoylglutamate deiminase, which produces MSALQFVPALVNAHSHAFQRAMAGLTEALVNPEDSFWTWRELMYQFAGKIGPDELEAIATQLYIELLKAGYTSVCEFHYLHHQPDGTPYADPAEMSRALIRAAARSGIRLVLLPTLYMTRGFDGGPLAPRQQRFGHSLDAYLRLVDSLRQVPGLQVGMALHSLRAVPADAMQTLLETDLAKTGPIHIHIAEQVAEVDECLERRGARPVAWLLDHAPVDARWTLVHATHLSAAEITRLAATGANVAICPSTEANLGDGLFPLAEFLGQGGAFSIGTDSHVSTSVVEELRWLEYGQRLQRRRRNVAADASNPQVGRNLFERAYRGGMQAAGLSSMNDTVTVDANAVELVGASAAEQLDAYVFAGNRNLIQNVTVDGRLVIENGQHAEQEAVAAAYRDVIRRIRA; this is translated from the coding sequence ATGTCTGCACTGCAATTTGTCCCGGCGCTGGTCAATGCGCACTCCCACGCATTTCAGCGGGCGATGGCTGGTCTGACCGAGGCCTTGGTGAATCCTGAGGACAGTTTCTGGACGTGGCGCGAGTTGATGTATCAGTTTGCCGGAAAGATCGGTCCGGATGAGTTGGAGGCCATCGCCACGCAGCTCTATATCGAATTGTTGAAAGCCGGCTACACGAGCGTCTGCGAGTTTCACTATCTACATCATCAGCCGGACGGCACGCCGTATGCCGATCCAGCCGAGATGTCGCGGGCGCTGATTCGGGCGGCAGCGCGCAGCGGAATACGTCTGGTCCTGTTGCCGACGCTTTATATGACACGCGGCTTTGATGGCGGGCCGCTAGCCCCGCGGCAGCAGCGCTTTGGCCACAGTCTGGACGCGTATCTGCGCTTGGTCGACTCGCTTCGGCAGGTGCCAGGATTGCAGGTGGGCATGGCTTTGCATTCGCTGCGCGCGGTGCCGGCCGATGCAATGCAGACATTGTTGGAGACTGACCTCGCGAAGACCGGCCCGATTCACATTCACATCGCTGAGCAGGTGGCTGAGGTTGACGAATGTCTGGAGCGGCGCGGCGCTCGACCCGTGGCCTGGCTGTTGGATCACGCGCCGGTCGATGCGCGTTGGACGTTGGTGCACGCCACGCATCTTAGTGCCGCCGAGATCACGCGGTTGGCCGCCACTGGGGCCAATGTCGCCATTTGCCCCAGCACGGAGGCGAATCTGGGCGATGGTCTATTCCCGCTGGCCGAATTTCTGGGACAAGGCGGCGCCTTCTCGATTGGTACCGACAGCCACGTGTCGACATCGGTCGTTGAGGAGCTTCGTTGGTTGGAGTATGGCCAGCGTCTGCAGCGGCGTCGGCGCAATGTGGCCGCGGACGCGAGCAATCCGCAGGTGGGTCGGAATCTGTTTGAGCGCGCGTATCGCGGCGGCATGCAAGCTGCCGGTTTGTCATCGATGAACGACACTGTGACCGTCGATGCGAATGCCGTTGAGTTGGTGGGTGCCTCGGCCGCCGAACAGTTGGATGCGTATGTCTTTGCGGGCAATCGCAATCTGATTCAGAACGTGACCGTCGATGGGCGCCTGGTGATCGAAAACGGTCAACATGCCGAGCAAGAGGCTGTTGCAGCGGCGTACCGGGATGTGATTCGGCGGATCCGGGCCTGA
- a CDS encoding DUF3597 domain-containing protein, whose product MGLFDSIMNTLGFGSAKAAEPKPAPAPAPEALEPIFVETPKAATPAPAAAPPPAPVAATVVAPTPVAVVDVVAELEARAKKNPQKLNWRTSIVDLLKLLELDSSLGARKELAKELHCPDDLMGDSAKMNMWLHKTVLKRLADNGGNVPADLLD is encoded by the coding sequence ATGGGGTTGTTCGACTCGATCATGAATACACTCGGCTTTGGCAGTGCCAAAGCTGCAGAACCCAAACCCGCGCCGGCGCCCGCGCCAGAAGCGCTGGAGCCGATTTTTGTGGAGACACCGAAGGCTGCTACCCCCGCGCCTGCAGCTGCCCCCCCGCCTGCACCCGTTGCCGCGACCGTCGTGGCGCCAACGCCGGTGGCGGTGGTTGATGTGGTTGCCGAATTGGAAGCCCGGGCGAAGAAGAATCCGCAGAAGCTGAACTGGCGGACGTCGATCGTCGATCTGCTGAAGCTTCTGGAACTGGATAGCAGTCTTGGGGCTCGCAAGGAACTCGCCAAGGAACTGCACTGCCCGGACGATCTGATGGGCGACTCCGCCAAAATGAACATGTGGCTGCACAAGACCGTGTTGAAGCGGCTTGCTGACAATGGCGGCAATGTGCCAGCAGATCTGCTCGACTGA
- a CDS encoding SRPBCC family protein has protein sequence MDINLHARQRCPGTIHQVFRCSVDPIGFPALFRGFGPIPALTQIELDQPLGVGVTRRVHSADGAMMLETVRAYDPPNRHAYTLRGIKAPLSWLVSAGHADWQFDASEQGTFVHWHYRFELTSPIIWPLAFPLLRLFMLTAMQRCLYALAHQSQLPSER, from the coding sequence ATGGACATCAACCTTCACGCTCGCCAGCGATGCCCGGGAACCATTCACCAGGTGTTTCGTTGCTCGGTCGACCCGATTGGGTTCCCAGCATTGTTCAGAGGATTCGGCCCGATTCCGGCGCTGACCCAGATTGAGCTCGATCAGCCACTCGGCGTTGGGGTGACCCGCCGCGTCCATAGCGCCGATGGCGCAATGATGCTTGAAACCGTCAGGGCGTACGACCCGCCAAACCGACACGCTTACACGCTTCGTGGCATCAAGGCGCCCTTGTCCTGGCTGGTTTCGGCCGGACATGCGGACTGGCAATTTGATGCGTCTGAGCAAGGGACCTTCGTTCATTGGCACTACCGCTTCGAGTTGACGAGCCCCATCATCTGGCCGCTGGCGTTTCCGCTGCTTCGATTGTTCATGCTGACTGCCATGCAGCGCTGCCTGTACGCTCTGGCGCACCAAAGCCAACTGCCGTCGGAGCGCTGA
- a CDS encoding sterol desaturase family protein, with product MEQWILLGMAPVFLALIGLEAWYWHRRKQGQYSLVDTLSNVALALMHQVADLLAWAVTIGLFYWVYLHRLLTVPSTWWGIALLVIGQDFFYYWFHRAHHRIRWMWASHVTHHSSERLNLSTAFRQSLTYPISGMWLFWLPLAWLGFEPTHIVAVVAINLGFQFFVHTQAVGKLGWLESVFNTPSHHRVHHARNARYIDKNYAGVLIIWDKLFGTYVEEDDADPCEYGIVGQIHSHNPITLTFHEWRELLRDAGRAAGWRAAMGQMFGPPEQARSHLDAVAANDPRLAKAAPGPDA from the coding sequence ATGGAACAATGGATACTGCTCGGCATGGCCCCGGTGTTCCTGGCCCTCATTGGCTTGGAGGCTTGGTATTGGCATCGTCGCAAACAAGGTCAGTACAGCCTCGTTGATACCTTGAGCAACGTGGCGCTGGCGTTGATGCACCAAGTGGCCGACCTGCTCGCTTGGGCAGTGACCATTGGGCTTTTTTATTGGGTGTATCTACACCGCCTGCTTACCGTCCCGAGTACATGGTGGGGGATCGCACTTCTTGTCATTGGGCAGGACTTCTTTTACTACTGGTTTCACCGCGCCCATCACCGCATTCGGTGGATGTGGGCGTCACATGTGACGCACCACAGTTCCGAGCGTCTGAACCTGTCTACCGCATTCCGGCAAAGCCTGACGTACCCGATCTCCGGCATGTGGCTGTTCTGGTTACCGTTGGCCTGGCTGGGTTTTGAACCAACGCACATCGTGGCTGTGGTCGCGATCAATCTGGGGTTCCAGTTTTTCGTCCATACCCAGGCAGTCGGAAAATTAGGGTGGCTGGAATCGGTGTTCAACACGCCCTCGCACCACCGCGTGCATCATGCCCGTAACGCCCGCTACATCGACAAGAACTACGCCGGCGTGCTGATCATCTGGGACAAGCTCTTTGGCACGTATGTCGAAGAAGACGACGCCGACCCATGCGAATACGGGATCGTTGGCCAGATTCACAGCCATAATCCGATCACGCTGACGTTTCATGAATGGCGTGAGCTGTTGCGCGATGCCGGCCGAGCCGCTGGCTGGCGCGCAGCAATGGGTCAGATGTTCGGGCCACCCGAGCAAGCCCGTTCCCATTTGGACGCCGTCGCGGCAAACGATCCCAGGCTCGCGAAGGCGGCGCCGGGCCCCGACGCCTGA
- a CDS encoding Hpt domain-containing protein, whose amino-acid sequence MDPNAMDWNRLEALRPLQRPGKPDVIQQMVQAYLKNSDALMRALNAALVSQDHEVMTRSAHSLKSAAATIGANGLSQLAADMEAKFRNGQFDLAANLILRCEASHEAACRALIDRYPSSGSP is encoded by the coding sequence ATGGATCCCAATGCGATGGACTGGAACCGATTGGAGGCACTTCGGCCGCTGCAGCGACCGGGGAAACCCGACGTGATTCAGCAAATGGTTCAGGCTTACCTGAAGAATTCGGACGCCCTGATGCGGGCGTTGAATGCCGCACTGGTCAGTCAGGACCATGAAGTGATGACCCGCTCAGCGCACAGTCTGAAATCGGCAGCGGCAACGATTGGGGCCAACGGCTTGTCGCAACTCGCGGCGGACATGGAGGCCAAATTCCGCAACGGGCAATTCGATCTGGCAGCGAATCTCATTCTTCGCTGCGAAGCCAGCCATGAGGCGGCGTGCCGAGCGTTGATCGATCGCTATCCCAGTTCCGGCAGTCCCTAA
- a CDS encoding DUF4166 domain-containing protein: protein MGPAFGNMPADIQSRFAHTAREEPLRFVGVMNRIRLRPLGWVLAQLTRVSGLIPTRTGQNVAFEFNVRPLGMSWLKHRCYHFDSGPFDFSSVMTLDADGCFVERFRGGLGMCLKLTAEGQNLVFRDCGYFLHWRGWRLDLPALLHPGRFHLIHENVDARRFNVHLSLRHRWFGTLIEQFGTFHNEPLAGR, encoded by the coding sequence ATGGGCCCAGCGTTCGGCAATATGCCCGCCGATATCCAGTCACGTTTTGCGCATACGGCCAGAGAGGAACCCCTGCGCTTCGTCGGCGTGATGAATCGCATCCGATTGCGCCCGCTCGGATGGGTCCTGGCGCAGCTCACCCGGGTGTCAGGCCTGATTCCAACCCGGACCGGACAGAATGTCGCATTCGAGTTCAATGTCCGCCCGCTCGGTATGAGCTGGCTCAAACATCGTTGCTACCATTTCGATTCGGGCCCGTTCGATTTCAGCTCGGTCATGACCCTCGATGCCGACGGCTGCTTTGTCGAGCGCTTTCGTGGTGGGCTCGGGATGTGCCTAAAATTGACTGCCGAGGGCCAGAACCTGGTCTTCCGCGACTGCGGCTATTTCCTGCATTGGCGCGGCTGGCGTCTGGACCTTCCGGCATTGCTGCACCCTGGTCGGTTTCATCTGATCCACGAAAATGTCGATGCCCGCCGATTCAATGTGCATCTGAGCCTGCGCCACCGATGGTTCGGCACGTTGATTGAGCAGTTCGGCACGTTCCACAACGAGCCGTTGGCGGGCCGTTGA
- a CDS encoding GbsR/MarR family transcriptional regulator: protein MKLSPMQERFILHWGEMGSRWGVNRTVAQIHALLFLSDRPLTADEICDTLNLARSNVSTSVKELGSWGLVKLVHVLGDRRDHFETPKDVWEIFRIITQERRKREIDPTLSMLRSAVLDSPMGTADQRAQVRMKEVLEFLETGNAWLDEMHKLPPATVLKMLKMGAKIQSLLKPASKSANESTKEDSEITEESEKQKTLAQIDLFGR, encoded by the coding sequence ATGAAACTGTCGCCAATGCAGGAGCGCTTCATTCTTCACTGGGGCGAAATGGGCAGCCGCTGGGGCGTCAACCGGACTGTCGCACAGATTCATGCCCTGCTGTTTCTGAGCGACCGCCCCCTGACTGCCGACGAGATCTGCGACACCTTGAACCTGGCCCGATCAAACGTCAGTACCAGCGTGAAGGAGCTCGGATCTTGGGGCTTGGTCAAGCTCGTCCATGTCCTGGGCGACCGCCGCGACCACTTCGAGACCCCGAAGGACGTTTGGGAGATCTTCCGGATCATTACCCAGGAGCGGCGCAAGCGGGAAATCGACCCCACGCTGTCGATGCTACGGAGCGCGGTGCTCGACTCGCCCATGGGGACGGCCGACCAGCGCGCACAGGTACGCATGAAGGAAGTGTTGGAGTTTCTGGAAACCGGCAACGCTTGGTTAGACGAGATGCACAAGCTCCCACCCGCGACGGTGCTCAAGATGTTGAAGATGGGCGCCAAGATCCAGAGTTTGTTGAAGCCGGCGAGCAAGTCGGCCAACGAATCCACGAAAGAAGATTCGGAAATCACCGAAGAATCCGAAAAACAGAAAACCCTGGCACAGATCGACTTGTTCGGACGCTGA
- a CDS encoding glutathione peroxidase, translating to MSSKLYDITATDIDGQEHQLSEFKGKAMLVVNVASKCGFTPQYKGLEDMYRRHKEEGLVVLGFPCDQFGHQEPGDADEIKNFCSLTYDVSFPMFSKVEVNGDQAHPLYQHLKKEAKGVLGTESIKWNFTKFLVDRSGKVLKRYAPTDTPEKIEKDLKQVL from the coding sequence ATGAGCAGCAAGCTTTACGACATCACGGCCACCGACATCGATGGTCAGGAACACCAATTGTCCGAGTTCAAAGGCAAGGCCATGCTCGTGGTCAATGTCGCTTCCAAATGCGGTTTCACGCCGCAGTACAAAGGACTTGAGGACATGTATCGCCGGCACAAGGAAGAGGGCCTCGTTGTACTCGGGTTTCCGTGCGACCAATTTGGCCATCAAGAGCCCGGAGACGCCGACGAGATCAAGAACTTCTGCTCACTGACCTACGACGTGAGTTTCCCGATGTTTTCGAAGGTCGAGGTGAATGGCGATCAGGCGCACCCCCTCTACCAGCACCTGAAGAAAGAAGCCAAAGGCGTGCTGGGCACCGAGTCGATCAAATGGAACTTCACGAAGTTTCTGGTTGATCGGAGCGGCAAAGTCTTGAAGCGCTATGCGCCGACCGACACGCCAGAGAAGATCGAAAAGGACTTGAAGCAAGTCCTGTGA
- the cdd gene encoding cytidine deaminase: MADDLIDLAQQVLHQAYAPYSGFHVGAALRAASGRVYIGCNVENASYGLAICAERSALAAAVSAEGRQLQIVEVAVRANKVGHGPCGASPCGACRQALIELGPDAVVHYLNPELKPVARSLSELLVDSFRL, from the coding sequence ATGGCAGATGACCTGATTGATCTGGCCCAACAAGTCCTGCACCAGGCCTACGCGCCGTATTCCGGGTTTCATGTTGGTGCGGCGCTTCGGGCCGCGAGCGGCCGGGTGTATATCGGCTGCAATGTCGAGAACGCCAGTTACGGGCTCGCCATTTGCGCGGAGCGAAGCGCGCTGGCAGCGGCGGTATCAGCCGAGGGTCGGCAACTACAAATCGTGGAAGTCGCGGTCCGCGCCAACAAAGTTGGTCATGGCCCCTGCGGGGCGTCGCCCTGCGGCGCGTGCCGACAGGCCCTGATCGAGCTCGGGCCTGATGCGGTCGTGCATTATCTGAATCCGGAACTGAAGCCAGTGGCCCGGTCGCTGAGCGAATTGCTGGTCGATTCATTCCGACTTTGA
- a CDS encoding NAD kinase — MKLAFVASKTEEAQKALAALRAEFGEHRPADADLIVPLGGDGFMLQSLHRYRELNKAFYGMKLGSLGFLMNQHRSEGLLDRIERAKPTLFRPLEMTAVSESGATVHALAYNEVSLLRQTKQAAHIRVFLNGTEKLAELVCDGVLVATPAGSTAYNLSANGPILPLDSRVLAMTPISPFRPRRWRGAILPSDIEVKLEVLDHYKRPVSATADANEVRDVVEVTIQESTRHTANLLFDPEHKLEDRILNEQFAI, encoded by the coding sequence ATGAAACTCGCTTTTGTAGCCAGCAAGACCGAAGAAGCTCAGAAGGCGCTGGCCGCCTTGCGTGCCGAGTTTGGCGAACACCGGCCGGCAGATGCCGACTTGATCGTGCCGCTGGGGGGCGACGGCTTCATGCTGCAGTCGCTGCATCGCTACCGCGAATTGAACAAGGCCTTTTACGGCATGAAGCTCGGTAGTCTCGGGTTTCTGATGAACCAGCACCGGTCAGAAGGGTTGCTCGATCGCATCGAGCGGGCCAAGCCGACCCTGTTTCGGCCGCTGGAAATGACGGCTGTTTCGGAATCAGGAGCAACGGTCCACGCATTGGCGTACAACGAGGTCTCCCTGCTTCGACAGACCAAGCAGGCGGCACATATCAGAGTCTTCTTGAATGGCACCGAGAAGCTCGCCGAGTTGGTCTGCGATGGGGTCCTCGTGGCGACGCCCGCTGGCAGTACCGCTTACAACCTGTCCGCCAACGGGCCGATTCTGCCGCTCGATTCCCGGGTGCTTGCGATGACGCCGATCTCGCCCTTCCGCCCCAGACGGTGGCGTGGTGCGATCCTGCCGAGTGACATTGAGGTCAAGCTGGAAGTGCTCGACCACTACAAGCGCCCGGTCAGTGCGACAGCGGATGCCAATGAAGTGCGCGATGTGGTGGAGGTCACGATCCAGGAATCCACCCGCCACACAGCCAACCTGCTGTTCGATCCTGAGCACAAACTGGAGGATCGGATTCTGAACGAGCAATTTGCAATTTGA
- a CDS encoding S8 family serine peptidase: MNLVESSRALRRVAALTWLILFAIAPLSLVRAAPTSEWADKVDADLRQLAKSDRQAVVPVLISIHTPNVPVPRPPVELAQRQAFVAALKAASAAAQAPVLKGLEARGLKPTSYWVGQAIAVELPSAELEWLASQSSVKHVHRDRHLTVEADISERNPTLAKDSVCSNAGAPTWGVDRVQAPAVWAQGFTGQGVVVAGADTGYQWNHPALIGKYRGWNGATADHHYNWWDAIRSGSNTTCGVASPQPCDDNSHGTHTMGTMVGDAGGGNAIGVAPGAKWIACRNMNSGNGTMSSYNSCFQFFLEPTRLDGSAGNTALAPNVINNSWGCPTDEGCNTANFVQMETVINTLQAAGILVVGSAGNSGSACSTIDTPLAIFSATFTVGNSNIGDSMEASSSRGPVTVDSSNRMKPEISAPGSSICSSVPGNGYGLKNGTSMAGPHIAGVAALLMSANPSLRGNPEAVKQAIIGTAAPILGISQNCGGLATTDVPNNVGGYGRVDAFAAFQLVAGSMYRDGFE; encoded by the coding sequence ATGAATCTCGTTGAGTCGTCTCGCGCGCTCCGCCGGGTTGCCGCCCTGACTTGGCTGATTTTGTTCGCCATCGCGCCACTCAGTCTGGTGCGGGCGGCGCCTACGAGCGAATGGGCGGACAAGGTCGACGCCGATCTCAGGCAGTTGGCAAAGTCGGATCGCCAAGCCGTGGTTCCGGTGCTGATCAGCATCCACACGCCAAACGTCCCAGTGCCGCGGCCACCGGTCGAACTGGCACAGCGACAAGCGTTTGTCGCGGCACTGAAGGCCGCCTCGGCGGCAGCGCAGGCGCCGGTGCTCAAGGGCTTAGAGGCGCGCGGTCTGAAGCCGACGTCCTACTGGGTGGGGCAGGCCATCGCGGTGGAATTGCCGAGCGCAGAATTGGAATGGTTGGCGAGCCAGTCATCAGTGAAGCACGTGCATCGAGACCGACACTTGACGGTTGAGGCAGACATCAGTGAGCGCAATCCGACCCTGGCCAAAGACAGTGTGTGCAGCAACGCTGGCGCACCCACCTGGGGCGTCGACCGCGTGCAAGCGCCAGCCGTCTGGGCGCAGGGCTTTACCGGCCAGGGCGTGGTCGTCGCGGGCGCCGACACGGGCTACCAATGGAACCATCCCGCGCTCATTGGCAAGTATCGCGGTTGGAATGGCGCGACGGCCGATCACCACTACAACTGGTGGGATGCGATCCGAAGCGGCAGCAACACGACCTGTGGCGTGGCGTCACCGCAGCCTTGCGATGACAACAGCCACGGAACACACACCATGGGGACCATGGTTGGCGACGCGGGCGGCGGTAACGCCATCGGCGTGGCACCAGGCGCCAAATGGATCGCCTGCCGCAATATGAACTCCGGGAACGGCACGATGTCGAGTTACAACAGCTGCTTCCAGTTCTTCCTGGAGCCAACGCGCCTGGACGGCAGCGCTGGCAACACCGCGCTGGCACCGAATGTCATCAACAACTCCTGGGGTTGTCCAACCGATGAGGGCTGCAATACCGCCAATTTCGTACAGATGGAAACCGTCATCAACACCTTGCAGGCAGCCGGCATTCTGGTAGTCGGATCGGCTGGAAACAGTGGTTCGGCATGCAGCACCATCGACACGCCGCTGGCCATTTTTAGCGCAACGTTTACCGTTGGCAATTCGAACATTGGCGATAGCATGGAGGCCAGTTCCAGCCGCGGGCCGGTCACAGTGGATAGCAGCAATCGCATGAAACCTGAGATCTCCGCGCCCGGATCATCCATTTGCTCCAGTGTGCCGGGCAACGGTTACGGCCTCAAAAACGGCACCAGTATGGCCGGGCCGCACATTGCCGGGGTCGCCGCACTGCTGATGTCTGCCAATCCCTCGTTGCGGGGTAACCCAGAGGCTGTCAAGCAGGCCATCATCGGGACAGCGGCCCCCATTCTTGGCATCTCGCAGAATTGCGGCGGCTTAGCGACCACAGATGTGCCCAACAATGTGGGTGGCTATGGCCGCGTCGATGCGTTCGCCGCCTTTCAGCTGGTTGCCGGTAGCATGTACCGGGACGGTTTCGAATAA
- a CDS encoding 5'-nucleotidase, translating into MSNDSNNSNNRLVVAISSRTLFDLNESHELFEREGLNAYQRYQLAREDDLLLPGMAFPLVRKLLNLNQLRVDHSAPEVEVILLSRNSSDTGIRIFNSIAHYGLDIVRAAFTNGSPTWPYVQSFGADLFLSSNAEDVGNALQAGVAAATILPGRAPLNTHDQLRIAFDGDAVIFSDEAERVSKHEGLEAFHRSESELAATPLSGGPFRSLLDKLHRLQAAFPIEQSPIRTALVTARSAPAHKRVILTLREWGIRLDEAFFLGGRDKGPFLRDFGADIFFDDQQRNCLSAAQHVATGHVPHGVQNPSKS; encoded by the coding sequence ATGTCCAACGACTCCAACAACTCCAATAACCGGCTGGTGGTAGCGATTTCCTCGCGGACGCTCTTCGATCTGAACGAGAGCCACGAGCTGTTCGAGCGCGAGGGCCTGAATGCCTATCAGCGCTATCAACTCGCGCGAGAAGATGACCTCTTGCTGCCCGGAATGGCGTTTCCGCTGGTCCGGAAGCTCCTTAACTTGAATCAGCTCCGCGTCGATCACAGTGCGCCGGAGGTCGAAGTGATTCTATTGTCCCGAAATAGCTCCGACACGGGCATCCGAATCTTTAATTCGATTGCCCATTACGGTCTCGACATTGTCCGCGCCGCGTTTACCAATGGTTCGCCGACTTGGCCGTACGTGCAGTCCTTCGGCGCTGATCTGTTTCTGTCGTCCAACGCTGAGGACGTCGGCAATGCGTTACAAGCCGGCGTCGCCGCCGCGACGATCTTGCCGGGTCGCGCGCCATTGAATACGCACGATCAACTACGTATTGCGTTTGATGGCGACGCCGTGATTTTTTCCGACGAGGCCGAGCGCGTCAGCAAGCACGAAGGTTTGGAGGCGTTTCATCGCAGCGAGAGCGAACTCGCCGCAACGCCATTGAGTGGCGGCCCGTTTCGCTCGTTGCTCGACAAGTTACACCGACTGCAGGCCGCGTTTCCGATCGAGCAATCGCCAATTCGTACGGCTTTGGTCACGGCGCGCTCCGCGCCCGCACACAAACGGGTGATTCTGACCTTGCGCGAGTGGGGTATTCGGCTAGACGAGGCGTTCTTCTTGGGCGGTCGCGACAAGGGTCCGTTTCTGCGCGATTTCGGAGCCGACATCTTCTTTGATGACCAGCAGCGCAATTGCTTGTCGGCCGCGCAACATGTGGCCACTGGTCATGTGCCGCATGGCGTGCAGAACCCCTCGAAATCATAA